The Streptomyces sp. CC0208 genome window below encodes:
- the hemG gene encoding protoporphyrinogen oxidase yields the protein MSGSQVVVIGAGIAGLAAAHRLTRRGARVTVLEASDRVGGKLLPGEIAGARVDFGAESMLARRPEAVALAREVGLDERLRPPATATASIWTRGALRPMPKGHVMGVPGTAEALAGVLSEEGLARIEQDAELPRTEVGDDVAVGEYVAARLGREVVDRLIEPLLGGVYAGDAYRISMRSAVPQLFQVARTHTSLTEGVREIQARMVANQQTGPVFMGLEGGVGTLPLAVADAVRARGGEIVTGAPVSELRREPSGGWKVVTADRVLHADAVIVAVPAPAAAGLLRAEAPEAATELDTVEYASMALVTLAYRRSDTDLPAGSGFLVPPVDGRTIKASTFASQKWGWIAEENPELVVLRTSVGRFGETEILERDDTALVDVSRHDLREATGLDAAPLETRVTRWTDGLPQYPVGHHTRVARIREHVAKLPGLAVCGAQYDGVGIPACIASAHAAVDQIQGDLTAVRELTANPVQSLHGGAGE from the coding sequence ATGAGCGGATCACAGGTCGTCGTCATCGGAGCCGGCATCGCGGGACTGGCCGCGGCCCACCGGCTGACGCGGCGCGGCGCCCGCGTCACCGTGCTGGAGGCGTCGGACCGTGTCGGCGGCAAGCTGCTGCCCGGCGAGATCGCGGGCGCGCGCGTGGACTTCGGCGCCGAGTCGATGCTGGCCCGCAGGCCGGAGGCGGTGGCCCTGGCGCGCGAGGTGGGCCTCGACGAGCGCCTCCGGCCGCCGGCCACCGCGACCGCCTCGATCTGGACCCGCGGCGCCCTGCGCCCCATGCCCAAGGGGCACGTCATGGGCGTCCCCGGCACCGCCGAGGCCCTGGCCGGAGTGCTGTCCGAGGAGGGCCTCGCCCGCATCGAGCAGGACGCCGAGCTGCCCCGCACGGAGGTCGGCGACGACGTGGCGGTGGGGGAGTACGTGGCGGCGCGCCTGGGCCGCGAGGTCGTGGACCGCCTCATCGAGCCCCTGCTGGGCGGGGTCTACGCGGGCGACGCGTACCGCATCTCGATGCGCTCGGCGGTCCCGCAGCTCTTCCAGGTCGCGAGGACCCACACCTCGCTCACGGAGGGCGTCCGCGAGATCCAGGCCAGGATGGTGGCCAACCAGCAGACCGGGCCCGTGTTCATGGGCCTCGAGGGCGGTGTGGGCACCCTCCCGCTCGCCGTCGCCGACGCGGTCCGCGCGCGGGGTGGCGAGATCGTCACCGGCGCCCCGGTGAGCGAGCTGCGCCGCGAACCCTCCGGCGGCTGGAAGGTCGTCACCGCAGACCGCGTCCTGCACGCCGACGCCGTGATCGTCGCCGTCCCCGCCCCGGCCGCCGCCGGCCTGCTGCGCGCCGAGGCCCCCGAGGCCGCCACCGAGCTCGACACCGTGGAGTACGCCTCCATGGCCCTGGTCACCCTCGCCTACCGCCGCTCCGACACGGACCTTCCGGCAGGCAGCGGCTTCCTCGTCCCGCCGGTGGACGGCCGCACCATCAAGGCCTCGACCTTCGCCTCCCAGAAGTGGGGCTGGATCGCCGAGGAGAACCCGGAGCTGGTGGTCCTGCGCACCTCCGTCGGCCGCTTCGGCGAGACGGAGATCCTGGAGCGCGACGACACCGCCCTGGTGGACGTCTCCCGTCACGACCTGCGCGAGGCGACCGGGCTGGACGCCGCCCCCCTCGAGACCCGGGTCACCCGCTGGACCGACGGCCTGCCCCAGTACCCCGTCGGCCACCACACGCGCGTGGCCCGCATCCGTGAGCACGTCGCCAAGCTCCCCGGCCTCGCGGTGTGCGGCGCGCAGTACGACGGCGTCGGCATCCCGGCCTGCATCGCGAGTGCCCACGCGGCCGTGGACCAGATCCAGGGCGACCTGACCGCGGTGCGGGAGCTCACCGCCAACCCGGTGCAGAGTCTGCACGGCGGAGCGGGAGAATAG
- the hemQ gene encoding hydrogen peroxide-dependent heme synthase, which yields MSNDAPTPESGRVPNKGKLAKDLNEVIRYTLWSVFRLKDVLPEDRTGYADEVQELFDQLAAKDVTIRGTYDVSGLRADADVMIWWHAETSDQLQEAYNLFRRTKLGRALEPVWSNMALHRPAEFNRSHIPAFLADENPRDYVSVYPFVRSYDWYLLPDEDRRRMLADHGKMARGYPDVRANTVASFSLGDYEWILAFEADELYRIVDLMRHLRASEARMHVREEVPFYTGRRKDLGDLVAGLA from the coding sequence ATGAGCAACGACGCCCCCACCCCCGAGTCCGGCAGGGTCCCGAACAAGGGCAAGCTGGCCAAGGACCTCAACGAGGTCATCCGTTACACGCTCTGGTCCGTCTTCAGGCTGAAGGACGTGCTGCCCGAGGACCGCACCGGCTACGCCGACGAGGTCCAGGAGCTGTTCGACCAGCTCGCCGCCAAGGACGTCACGATCCGCGGCACCTACGACGTGTCCGGCCTGCGCGCCGACGCCGACGTCATGATCTGGTGGCACGCGGAGACCAGCGACCAGCTCCAGGAGGCGTACAACCTCTTCCGCCGCACGAAGCTGGGCCGCGCCCTGGAGCCGGTCTGGTCGAACATGGCGCTGCACCGCCCCGCCGAGTTCAACCGCTCGCACATCCCGGCGTTCCTGGCCGACGAGAACCCCCGGGACTACGTCAGCGTCTACCCGTTCGTGCGGTCGTACGACTGGTACCTCCTGCCCGACGAGGACCGTCGCCGCATGCTCGCCGACCACGGCAAGATGGCCCGCGGCTACCCGGACGTCCGCGCCAACACGGTCGCCTCCTTCTCCCTCGGCGACTACGAGTGGATCCTGGCGTTCGAGGCCGACGAGCTGTACCGCATCGTCGACCTCATGCGCCACCTGCGCGCCTCGGAGGCCCGCATGCACGTCCGCGAGGAGGTCCCGTTCTACACGGGCCGCCGCAAGGACCTCGGCGACCTCGTGGCGGGTCTCGCCTGA
- a CDS encoding DUF4142 domain-containing protein, whose protein sequence is MRPRPRPPVKGRGIFTGTGVIIAGLTATLVALLIPIWSYADRSGTGLSVLNAETVATPYGPLSALDREFVTKVRLAGLWELPAGQQAQQKGTTQAVRTAGQHLVEGHTFLDARVRDVAAKLGLALPNEPNDQQKQWLATLDQAQGVDYDRQFANILRLAHGRVFSVVAEVRASTQNSLVRALADDANSTVLDHIKVLEATGYVDFGALARDMAMSSTPPITNSPAPPGPTADPGAVVPVTPSPYATTFTLPPAASSPPPVPLPS, encoded by the coding sequence ATGCGACCGCGACCGCGACCGCCCGTCAAGGGACGAGGCATCTTCACCGGCACCGGCGTCATCATCGCCGGACTGACGGCGACCCTCGTGGCCCTGCTCATCCCGATCTGGTCGTACGCCGACCGCTCCGGCACGGGACTGAGCGTGCTCAACGCCGAGACCGTGGCGACACCGTACGGGCCGCTCTCCGCGCTGGACCGGGAGTTCGTCACCAAGGTGCGCCTCGCGGGGCTGTGGGAGCTGCCCGCGGGTCAGCAGGCGCAGCAGAAGGGCACGACGCAGGCCGTGCGGACGGCGGGACAGCACCTCGTGGAGGGGCACACGTTCCTCGACGCACGCGTGCGTGACGTGGCGGCGAAGCTCGGGCTCGCCCTGCCCAACGAGCCCAATGACCAGCAGAAGCAGTGGCTGGCCACCCTCGACCAGGCCCAGGGCGTCGACTACGACCGCCAGTTCGCGAACATCCTGCGCCTCGCCCACGGCAGGGTGTTCTCCGTCGTCGCCGAGGTCCGCGCGAGCACGCAGAACTCCCTGGTCCGCGCGCTGGCCGACGACGCCAACAGCACCGTGCTGGACCACATCAAGGTCCTGGAGGCCACCGGGTACGTCGACTTCGGCGCCCTGGCCCGGGACATGGCCATGAGCAGCACCCCGCCGATCACCAACTCCCCGGCCCCGCCCGGCCCGACGGCCGACCCAGGCGCGGTCGTCCCGGTCACCCCGTCGCCGTACGCCACGACCTTCACCCTGCCTCCGGCCGCCTCCAGCCCGCCACCGGTGCCCCTGCCGTCGTAG
- a CDS encoding DUF4349 domain-containing protein, producing MRTSRSRRSVRPSQALAGLLLAAGLALTGCSVGADSSSDGGSALSDHKAAQSQAEGAAGAEAGTGGKQATTAPQPAANHIIRTATLTVQVKNVPKALAAARTTTENAGGFVGKESTSRDEEGREQTEVVLRVPVEKYDEVLSDLEGAGKLLERTANAQDVTDQVVDVQSRIATQRASVARIRELMDKATKLSDVVTLEGELSTRQADLESLLARQASLKDRTSLATITLSLSESPVVKAEKDDDPGVVDALAGGWDAFVTMLRWIVVALAAVLPFLAGIALLVLVWLRLVRPRLPRRPAPAGASTALGPLPMARPVPDPEREQERGERE from the coding sequence ATGCGCACATCACGATCACGACGTTCCGTACGGCCGTCACAGGCCCTGGCCGGCCTCCTGCTCGCCGCGGGCCTCGCCCTGACCGGGTGCAGCGTAGGCGCCGACAGCAGCAGCGACGGCGGCAGCGCCCTGTCCGACCACAAGGCGGCACAGAGTCAGGCGGAGGGCGCGGCCGGTGCCGAGGCCGGCACGGGCGGCAAGCAGGCAACGACCGCGCCCCAGCCCGCCGCGAACCACATCATCCGCACCGCCACGCTGACCGTGCAGGTCAAGAACGTGCCGAAGGCCCTCGCCGCGGCCCGCACCACCACCGAGAACGCGGGCGGGTTCGTCGGCAAGGAGTCCACCTCCCGGGACGAGGAGGGCCGGGAGCAGACGGAGGTGGTGCTGCGGGTGCCCGTCGAGAAGTACGACGAGGTCCTCTCCGACCTGGAGGGGGCGGGCAAACTCCTGGAGCGCACCGCGAACGCGCAGGACGTCACCGACCAGGTCGTCGACGTGCAGAGCCGGATCGCGACGCAACGCGCGAGCGTGGCGCGGATCCGGGAGCTGATGGACAAGGCGACCAAGCTGAGCGACGTGGTGACCCTGGAGGGTGAGCTGAGCACCCGTCAGGCCGACCTGGAGTCGCTGCTGGCCCGCCAGGCGTCCCTGAAGGACCGCACGAGCCTGGCCACCATCACGCTGTCCCTGTCCGAGTCGCCGGTCGTCAAGGCCGAGAAGGACGACGACCCCGGCGTCGTCGACGCGCTGGCGGGCGGCTGGGACGCGTTCGTGACCATGCTGCGCTGGATCGTGGTGGCGCTGGCCGCGGTGCTGCCGTTCCTGGCCGGGATCGCGCTGCTCGTGCTGGTGTGGCTGCGGCTCGTCCGGCCCCGGCTGCCGCGCCGGCCGGCGCCCGCGGGTGCCTCGACCGCACTGGGCCCGCTGCCCATGGCCCGTCCCGTCCCGGACCCGGAACGTGAGCAGGAGCGGGGCGAGCGGGAGTGA
- a CDS encoding polysaccharide deacetylase family protein: MITLVRRVTAACLLGAALSACAATPHQAPRVTRPAPSTASAPSTASAPSTTSAPPTLAPGPGGLTPVFKHGSRARGRTVALTFDADMTAGQGARAAAGEHFDNPGLIAALRALKVPATVFMTGRWAEEYPDQARSLGRDPLFEIANHSYSHYAFTDDCYGLPTVSGDRMRADVERAYAAFRKAGVPDARPYFRFPGGCYDRRALKALTPVGVTAVQWDVVSGDAFATDAQAVSRQVLEGVRPGSVVVMHCTRSAAPTTERVVRTVVPELRARGFRFVKVSALIGS; the protein is encoded by the coding sequence GTGATCACTCTCGTACGACGCGTCACCGCCGCCTGTCTCCTCGGCGCCGCCCTCTCGGCCTGCGCCGCCACTCCCCACCAGGCCCCCCGGGTGACCCGCCCGGCTCCCTCCACGGCCTCCGCTCCCTCCACGGCCTCCGCTCCCTCCACGACCTCCGCGCCCCCCACGCTCGCCCCCGGCCCCGGGGGTCTGACCCCCGTCTTCAAGCACGGCTCCCGTGCCCGCGGCAGGACGGTCGCGCTCACCTTCGACGCCGACATGACCGCGGGCCAGGGGGCCCGGGCGGCGGCCGGCGAGCACTTCGACAATCCCGGGCTGATCGCGGCGCTGCGCGCCCTGAAGGTGCCGGCCACCGTGTTCATGACCGGGCGGTGGGCCGAGGAGTATCCGGACCAGGCCCGTTCTCTCGGGCGGGACCCGCTCTTCGAGATCGCCAATCACTCCTACAGCCACTACGCCTTCACCGACGACTGCTATGGGCTGCCGACGGTCTCCGGCGACCGGATGCGGGCGGACGTGGAGCGGGCGTACGCGGCGTTCCGTAAAGCGGGGGTGCCGGACGCGAGGCCGTACTTCCGCTTCCCCGGCGGGTGTTACGACCGGCGGGCGCTGAAGGCGCTGACCCCGGTCGGCGTGACCGCCGTGCAGTGGGACGTGGTGAGCGGGGACGCGTTCGCGACGGACGCTCAGGCCGTGTCCCGGCAGGTGCTGGAAGGCGTGCGTCCGGGGTCGGTCGTGGTCATGCACTGCACGCGCAGTGCCGCGCCGACGACGGAGCGGGTGGTGCGGACGGTGGTGCCCGAGCTGCGGGCGCGGGGGTTCCGGTTCGTGAAGGTGTCCGCGCTGATCGGGTCCTAG
- a CDS encoding TetR family transcriptional regulator C-terminal domain-containing protein, which translates to MTKVDGRVERGNRTRRTVLRRAVDIASVEGLEALSVGRLAGELELSKSGVFALFGSKQELQLATVREASRIFVTEVLEPASGAADGLVRLRDLCEGWLRYSERRVFPGGCFFYGVMAEFDAREGAVHDALAEAQRAWLAELERCAERARAAGELGADTDPAQLAFELVALMETANAMSVLHGETAPYARARRGIAARLRG; encoded by the coding sequence GTGACCAAGGTCGACGGACGCGTCGAGCGGGGCAACCGCACCCGGCGGACCGTGCTGCGGCGGGCCGTCGACATCGCCTCGGTCGAGGGGCTGGAAGCGTTGTCGGTGGGGCGCCTGGCCGGGGAGCTGGAGCTGAGCAAGAGCGGGGTGTTCGCGCTGTTCGGGTCCAAGCAGGAGCTGCAACTGGCGACCGTGCGGGAGGCCTCGCGGATCTTCGTCACCGAAGTGCTGGAGCCGGCCTCCGGGGCGGCCGACGGGCTCGTCCGGCTGCGGGACCTGTGCGAGGGCTGGCTCAGGTACTCGGAGCGGCGGGTCTTCCCGGGGGGCTGTTTCTTCTACGGCGTCATGGCCGAGTTCGACGCCCGCGAGGGAGCGGTCCATGACGCCCTCGCCGAGGCACAGCGCGCCTGGCTCGCGGAGCTGGAGAGGTGCGCCGAGCGGGCCAGGGCCGCGGGCGAGCTGGGCGCGGACACCGATCCGGCGCAACTCGCCTTCGAGCTCGTCGCGTTGATGGAGACGGCGAACGCGATGTCGGTACTGCACGGCGAGACCGCGCCCTATGCCAGGGCCCGGCGGGGCATCGCCGCACGCTTGCGGGGCTGA
- a CDS encoding TIGR03086 family metal-binding protein, whose product MGTDFTGVRMDVVALDRIAVQEAARVVELARGGDDGDWARDTPCAGWDLRRLVAHMTAQHHGFAAAARGAGGEQASWREEEEVGEPARAHRAAADAVLSAFAEPGVTEREFVLPELGGGFAGRTAIGFHFVDYVVHAWDVAAALGVPLQLTDEVLVAALAVARRVPTDPAGRGPGFAFAPALRVPEGTGPLEETLRLLGREPRAWPGTGG is encoded by the coding sequence ATGGGCACCGACTTCACGGGAGTTCGGATGGATGTCGTCGCGCTGGACCGGATCGCCGTACAGGAGGCCGCGCGGGTGGTGGAGCTGGCCCGGGGCGGGGACGACGGGGACTGGGCCCGGGACACCCCCTGTGCGGGGTGGGACCTGCGGCGGCTGGTGGCGCACATGACCGCGCAGCACCACGGGTTCGCGGCCGCGGCACGGGGCGCGGGCGGCGAGCAGGCGTCCTGGCGGGAAGAGGAGGAGGTGGGCGAGCCCGCCCGGGCGCATCGCGCTGCCGCGGACGCGGTGCTCTCGGCGTTTGCCGAACCGGGCGTGACGGAAAGGGAGTTCGTGCTGCCGGAGCTGGGCGGAGGGTTCGCGGGCCGTACGGCGATCGGCTTTCACTTCGTCGACTACGTCGTGCACGCGTGGGACGTGGCGGCCGCGCTCGGGGTGCCGCTCCAGCTCACGGACGAGGTGCTCGTCGCGGCACTGGCCGTGGCCCGGCGCGTTCCCACGGATCCGGCCGGCCGGGGCCCGGGGTTCGCGTTCGCGCCCGCGCTGAGGGTTCCGGAGGGGACCGGACCGCTGGAGGAGACGCTGCGGCTGCTGGGCCGCGAACCGCGGGCGTGGCCCGGGACGGGCGGGTGA
- a CDS encoding TIGR04222 domain-containing membrane protein: MFWVLLLLLAWAAAGTACTRLCLAAVHAAAADADARGHDLTLYEAAFLSGGPRRVADLTLVSMARQRRLLLAHTGWATVVDPRGRDEMERTVIGAIGPEGQSRIAPVRAVAASAEAVRGLADRLVDAGLAMPAGTRSGIAAAVRQVRVAAVAVIALGAIALLTPAPSEMPRHLVALWFALPLALTLSCLAIARMEVHPYSRWASPAGQRLLGTLTRRPAGTDERTYLTSVAVRGISAIGEPDLRAAFAHREQHHGPHREVRRGERPGGHGEEHRRPHRHD, translated from the coding sequence ATGTTCTGGGTTCTTCTTCTGCTGCTGGCCTGGGCCGCCGCCGGCACCGCGTGTACGCGGCTGTGCCTGGCCGCCGTACACGCGGCGGCCGCGGACGCGGATGCCCGGGGACACGATCTGACGCTCTACGAGGCCGCGTTCCTCTCCGGCGGCCCGCGGCGGGTCGCCGATCTGACGCTCGTCTCCATGGCCCGGCAGCGCCGGCTGCTGCTGGCCCACACCGGCTGGGCGACCGTCGTCGATCCGCGCGGCCGGGACGAGATGGAGCGCACGGTCATCGGGGCCATCGGGCCCGAGGGACAGTCCCGGATCGCTCCGGTGCGGGCGGTCGCGGCCTCGGCGGAGGCGGTGCGCGGCCTCGCCGACCGGCTCGTGGACGCGGGGCTCGCCATGCCCGCCGGCACCCGGTCCGGCATCGCGGCGGCGGTCCGCCAGGTGCGGGTGGCCGCGGTGGCCGTCATAGCGCTGGGCGCGATCGCGCTGCTGACGCCCGCCCCGTCGGAGATGCCGCGGCATCTGGTCGCCCTCTGGTTCGCGCTGCCGCTCGCACTGACCTTGAGCTGTCTGGCCATCGCACGGATGGAGGTCCACCCGTACTCGCGCTGGGCGTCCCCGGCGGGCCAGCGACTCCTGGGCACCCTGACCCGGCGCCCGGCCGGCACGGACGAGCGGACGTATCTCACCTCCGTCGCCGTACGGGGCATCAGCGCGATCGGCGAACCGGACCTGCGCGCGGCCTTCGCCCACCGTGAGCAGCACCATGGCCCGCACCGCGAGGTACGGCGAGGAGAGCGGCCCGGCGGACACGGCGAGGAGCACCGCCGCCCGCACCGGCACGACTGA
- a CDS encoding DUF692 domain-containing protein: protein MERLGTGIGWRPEIADAVENMPGIDWVEAVAENVCPGHLPESLRRLRERGVTVVPHGVSLGLGGADRPDAGRLLALAERAEALGSPLVTEHIAFVRAGGPLTASPRLEAGHLLPVPRTRDALDVLCENIRIAQDALPVPLAVENIAALISWPGEELTEGQFLYELADRTGVRLLIDVANLHTNHVNRGEDPAEALAGLPLEAIAYVHVAGGFERDGVWHDSHAHPVPRPVLDILTELASRVSPPGVLLERDENFPEPAELERELAGIREAVEKGGGARADGAWRAAAEPSSVSTESARQRVALAQTALLSALVAGTPVPEGFDRVRLGVQARALAGKRADVVAKVAPELPVILGAGYRPAFLAYAQGAPMTDGYRRDALDFAEHLLLAGEPGDARVRRELREWWLERSGPAPRSRRPGIRLARATRRALLRR, encoded by the coding sequence ATGGAGCGACTGGGCACGGGGATCGGATGGCGGCCGGAGATCGCGGACGCCGTGGAGAACATGCCGGGCATCGACTGGGTCGAGGCCGTGGCCGAGAACGTCTGCCCCGGGCACCTGCCCGAGTCGCTGCGGCGGCTGCGCGAGCGCGGTGTGACCGTCGTGCCGCACGGCGTCTCGCTCGGCCTCGGCGGGGCGGACCGGCCCGACGCCGGGCGGCTCCTGGCGCTCGCCGAGCGGGCCGAGGCACTGGGCTCGCCGCTGGTCACCGAGCACATCGCGTTCGTCCGGGCGGGCGGCCCGCTGACCGCCTCCCCGCGCCTGGAGGCGGGGCATCTGCTGCCCGTCCCGCGCACCCGGGACGCCCTGGATGTCCTCTGCGAGAACATCCGCATCGCGCAGGACGCGCTGCCGGTGCCGCTCGCCGTGGAGAACATCGCCGCACTGATCTCGTGGCCTGGCGAGGAGCTGACCGAGGGGCAGTTCCTGTACGAGCTGGCCGACCGGACGGGGGTACGGCTGCTGATCGACGTGGCCAACCTGCACACCAACCACGTCAACCGCGGCGAGGACCCGGCCGAGGCACTGGCCGGACTTCCCCTGGAGGCGATCGCGTACGTCCATGTCGCGGGCGGGTTCGAGCGGGACGGGGTGTGGCACGACAGCCACGCCCACCCGGTTCCGCGTCCGGTCCTCGACATCCTCACCGAGCTCGCGTCCCGGGTCTCGCCGCCGGGGGTGCTGCTGGAGCGGGACGAGAACTTCCCCGAACCGGCCGAGCTGGAGAGGGAGTTGGCGGGGATCCGGGAGGCGGTGGAGAAGGGGGGCGGTGCGCGGGCCGACGGCGCGTGGCGCGCTGCCGCGGAGCCGTCGAGCGTCTCGACCGAGTCCGCCCGCCAGCGGGTCGCGCTCGCCCAGACCGCGCTGCTGTCCGCGCTCGTGGCCGGGACGCCGGTGCCGGAGGGGTTCGACCGGGTGCGGCTGGGGGTGCAGGCGCGGGCGCTCGCGGGGAAGCGGGCGGACGTGGTGGCGAAGGTGGCGCCCGAGCTGCCGGTGATCCTCGGGGCGGGGTACCGGCCCGCGTTCCTGGCGTATGCGCAGGGGGCGCCGATGACCGACGGGTATCGGCGGGACGCGCTGGACTTCGCCGAACACCTCCTGCTGGCCGGGGAGCCGGGGGACGCGCGGGTGCGGCGGGAGCTGCGGGAGTGGTGGCTGGAGCGGTCGGGACCGGCACCGAGGTCCCGGAGACCGGGGATCCGGCTGGCCCGGGCCACACGGAGGGCGCTGCTGCGGCGGTGA
- a CDS encoding aminoacyl-tRNA hydrolase: MSHDVTPSTDSPFRSEPTARDQAPQFVLPLVVRIEKAAPPARTDALETAARAVLVLLADERSAGDGEWAEVVRDWQDARIRKVVRRARGAEWRRAEALPGITVTGKSAEVRVFPPVPLDGWPKELARLQVSGTDLDDPEPPAAADPAAPVLWLSPDLDMSAGKAMAQAGHGAQLAWWELSAEERAAWRDAGFPLAVRTAAPGRWAELTTSGLPLVRDAGFTEIAPGSCTVVADHPALR; the protein is encoded by the coding sequence GTGAGCCACGATGTGACGCCCTCGACCGACAGCCCCTTCCGTTCCGAGCCGACCGCACGCGACCAGGCACCCCAGTTCGTGCTGCCCCTGGTCGTCCGCATCGAGAAGGCCGCTCCGCCCGCTCGTACAGACGCCCTCGAGACCGCCGCCCGCGCTGTTCTCGTCCTGCTCGCCGACGAGCGCTCGGCCGGCGACGGGGAGTGGGCCGAGGTGGTGCGGGACTGGCAGGACGCCCGGATCCGCAAGGTCGTACGGCGGGCCCGGGGGGCCGAGTGGCGGCGGGCCGAGGCCTTGCCCGGGATCACCGTGACGGGGAAGTCGGCCGAGGTGCGGGTGTTTCCGCCCGTGCCGCTCGACGGATGGCCCAAGGAGCTGGCCAGGCTCCAGGTCTCCGGTACCGATCTGGACGATCCCGAGCCGCCCGCGGCGGCGGACCCGGCGGCCCCCGTGCTGTGGCTCAGCCCGGACCTCGACATGTCGGCCGGCAAGGCGATGGCCCAGGCCGGTCACGGCGCCCAACTGGCCTGGTGGGAGCTGTCGGCCGAAGAACGGGCCGCCTGGCGGGACGCCGGCTTCCCACTCGCCGTACGGACTGCGGCTCCCGGTCGCTGGGCCGAACTCACCACCAGCGGGCTGCCGTTGGTCCGGGACGCCGGTTTCACCGAGATCGCGCCCGGCTCCTGCACGGTCGTCGCGGACCATCCGGCACTCCGGTGA
- a CDS encoding alpha/beta hydrolase, with product MRAPALYTAAGALLLTTLAAAPAGGAPAAPGAAELHGTAVAAARAGTSGVRFGACPAVEDLPGGVQCGTVSVPLDYAHPDGRQIELTVSRVRATQKDPHNSKRRVPRQGALVYNPGGPGASGMYFPLIGALPEWKGLAAAYDLVGYAPRGVGRSAPLSCTDPKQYFKAPTQAPTHPSESYKKERIAQAKAYARGCARRAGAALPYYSSLNNARDLDVLRAALGEQRLTFMGASYGTYFGALYATLFPSHVRRMVFDAAVNPAPEQVWYRNNLDQSAAFEERWADFREWVARHDDVYGLGTTSEEVLRSYEKAAARLAAEPAGGKVGPGQLQGAFLSAGYYDDFWPHRAQALSAYLKGDPKPLIQQAAPHQEAAKEAENSDAVYTAVECSDAPWPTDWKVWDRDNTRLARVAPFETWDNAWMNLPCAYWPTARQEPLDVRTGPGELPATLILAAERDAAAPYDGALQLHRRLSGSVLVTERDAGTHGIAGGPNPCVNGYLDAYLLEGSLPVRRAACAPHPEPEPKPTAGARKATGKPTR from the coding sequence ATGAGAGCTCCCGCCCTCTACACGGCCGCCGGAGCCTTGCTCCTGACCACGCTCGCCGCCGCACCGGCCGGGGGCGCCCCGGCCGCCCCGGGTGCGGCCGAGCTGCACGGCACCGCGGTCGCCGCCGCGCGGGCGGGGACGTCCGGCGTCCGCTTCGGCGCCTGCCCGGCGGTCGAGGACCTGCCCGGCGGTGTCCAGTGCGGCACGGTGTCCGTTCCGCTCGACTACGCGCACCCCGACGGCCGGCAGATCGAACTGACCGTCAGCCGGGTGCGGGCCACCCAGAAGGACCCGCACAACAGCAAGCGCCGGGTACCGCGGCAGGGCGCCCTGGTCTACAACCCCGGCGGTCCCGGCGCCTCCGGCATGTACTTCCCGCTGATCGGCGCGCTGCCCGAGTGGAAGGGGCTCGCCGCGGCCTACGACCTGGTCGGCTACGCCCCGCGCGGGGTGGGCCGTTCGGCGCCGCTGTCCTGCACGGACCCGAAGCAGTACTTCAAGGCGCCCACGCAGGCGCCGACGCACCCCTCGGAGTCGTACAAGAAGGAACGCATCGCGCAGGCGAAGGCGTACGCGCGCGGATGCGCGCGGCGGGCGGGCGCGGCTCTCCCGTACTACAGCTCCCTGAACAACGCCCGGGACCTGGACGTCCTGAGGGCCGCGCTGGGCGAGCAGCGGCTGACGTTCATGGGGGCGTCGTACGGGACCTACTTCGGCGCGCTGTACGCGACGCTCTTCCCCTCGCATGTACGGCGGATGGTGTTCGACGCGGCCGTGAACCCGGCCCCGGAGCAGGTCTGGTACCGCAACAACCTGGACCAGTCGGCCGCGTTCGAGGAGCGCTGGGCGGACTTCCGGGAATGGGTGGCCCGGCACGACGACGTGTACGGGCTAGGAACCACGTCCGAGGAGGTGCTGCGCAGCTACGAGAAGGCGGCTGCGCGGCTGGCCGCCGAGCCGGCCGGCGGGAAGGTCGGGCCGGGGCAGCTTCAGGGGGCGTTCCTGTCGGCGGGCTACTACGACGACTTCTGGCCGCATCGGGCGCAGGCCCTGTCGGCGTATCTCAAGGGCGATCCGAAGCCGCTGATCCAGCAGGCGGCGCCGCATCAGGAGGCGGCGAAGGAGGCGGAGAACTCGGACGCGGTCTACACCGCCGTCGAGTGCAGCGACGCGCCCTGGCCGACGGACTGGAAGGTCTGGGACCGGGACAACACACGGCTGGCGCGGGTGGCGCCGTTCGAGACGTGGGACAACGCGTGGATGAACCTGCCCTGCGCCTACTGGCCCACGGCCCGGCAGGAGCCCCTGGACGTGCGGACCGGGCCCGGTGAGCTGCCCGCGACGCTGATCCTCGCCGCCGAGAGGGACGCGGCGGCTCCGTACGACGGCGCCCTGCAGCTGCACCGGCGGCTGTCCGGATCGGTGCTGGTGACCGAGCGGGACGCGGGCACCCACGGCATCGCGGGCGGCCCGAACCCCTGCGTCAACGGATACCTGGACGCCTACCTGCTGGAGGGCAGCCTCCCGGTGCGGCGCGCCGCATGCGCCCCGCACCCCGAGCCGGAGCCGAAGCCGACGGCCGGCGCCCGGAAGGCGACCGGCAAGCCGACGCGCTGA